In Octopus bimaculoides isolate UCB-OBI-ISO-001 chromosome 27, ASM119413v2, whole genome shotgun sequence, one DNA window encodes the following:
- the LOC106867800 gene encoding (Lyso)-N-acylphosphatidylethanolamine lipase isoform X3 produces the protein MQLSGIEHKIFQCIKTKMESLFVPIRNNECQIRTIVLNRHLEKMPLVMVHGMGGGVGMWVLNLDSLAEQRPIYAFDVLGFGRSSRPRFSNDSTEAESQFVDSIEEWREKMHLNRFILLGHSLGSFLATSYAIRHPERVHHLIAVEPWGFPEKPSNASTQHLSYWARAIITMARPFNPFAAVRAAGPWGPGLVKKFRSDLQQRFSKLFEDDTILNYLYHCNAQTPSGESAFRTMTIPFGWAKNPMILRITDLNKSIPMTLIYGSRSWITSHTGQEVKFLRPDSYVDVQIIQGAGHHVYADRCDDFNELITEVCSFADQDKGQDSE, from the exons ATGCAGCTGTCAGGGATTGAACATAAAATCTTCCAAT GTATCAAGACCAAGATGGAATCTTTGTTCGTGCCGATCAGGAACAATGAATGCCAAATCCGAACCATTGTGTTGAATCGGCACCTGGAGAAAATGCCGTTGGTCATGGTGCATGGAATGGGAGGCGGAGTCGGCATGTGGGTGCTCAACCTTGACTCTCTTGCAGAACAACGACCCATTTATGCATTTGATGTGCTCGGCTTCGGCCGGAGTTCGCGACCACGCTTCAGCAACGATTCGACAGAGGCAGAGAGTCAGTTCGTCGATTCCATCGAAGAGTGGCGCGAGAAGATGCACCTGAACCGCTTCATCTTGCTCGGCCACAGCCTCGGATCCTTCTTAGCCACCTCCTACGCCATCCGCCACCCTGAACGTGTGCACCATCTCATCGCTGTCGAACCCTGGGGGTTTCCAGAGAAGCCAAGCAATGCTTCGACGCAACACCTGTCCTACTGGGCGCGAGCCATCATTACTATGGCGCGTCCATTCAATCCTTTTGCCGCAGTCAGAGCCGCAGGGCCTTGGG GTCCTGGTCTGGTGAAGAAGTTTCGCTCCGATCTCCAACAACGTTTCTCCAAACTCTTTGAAGACGACACAATTCTCAACTATCTCTACCACTGCAATGCCCAGACACCCAG TGGTGAATCGGCATTTAGGACGATGACAATTCCATTTGGATGGGCCAAGAACCCAATGATTCTTCGGATCACAGACCTAAACAAATCCATACCGATGACACTAATCTATGGTTCCAGATCTTGGATAACCTCCCACACTGGTCAAGAAGTCAAATTCCTCCGCCCCGACAGCTATGTTGATGTCCAG ATAATCCAAGGTGCTGGACATCATGTGTATGCTGACCGCTGTGATGACTTCAACGAATTAATAACTGAGGTTTGTAGCTTTGCTGACCAAGATAAGGGACAGGACTCGGAATAA
- the LOC106867800 gene encoding (Lyso)-N-acylphosphatidylethanolamine lipase isoform X1, producing MEESHRNVQAVGRNKPPGSLKVHSLSSLVINYLTVLLTSYWNSFIIWLSERCEQNTWFNWRPTSKMQLSGIEHKIFQCIKTKMESLFVPIRNNECQIRTIVLNRHLEKMPLVMVHGMGGGVGMWVLNLDSLAEQRPIYAFDVLGFGRSSRPRFSNDSTEAESQFVDSIEEWREKMHLNRFILLGHSLGSFLATSYAIRHPERVHHLIAVEPWGFPEKPSNASTQHLSYWARAIITMARPFNPFAAVRAAGPWGPGLVKKFRSDLQQRFSKLFEDDTILNYLYHCNAQTPSGESAFRTMTIPFGWAKNPMILRITDLNKSIPMTLIYGSRSWITSHTGQEVKFLRPDSYVDVQIIQGAGHHVYADRCDDFNELITEVCSFADQDKGQDSE from the exons atgGAAGAATCGCACAG AAATGTCCAAGCTGTTGGCCGGAACAAACCTCCTGGGAGCCTCAAGGTTCATTCATTGTCCAGCCTGGTCATTAACTATTTGACTGTCCTTCTAACATCCTACTGGAATTCCTTTATTATCTGGCTCAG TGAGCGTTGCGAGCAGAATACTTGGTTTAACTGGAGGCCAACATCGAAGATGCAGCTGTCAGGGATTGAACATAAAATCTTCCAAT GTATCAAGACCAAGATGGAATCTTTGTTCGTGCCGATCAGGAACAATGAATGCCAAATCCGAACCATTGTGTTGAATCGGCACCTGGAGAAAATGCCGTTGGTCATGGTGCATGGAATGGGAGGCGGAGTCGGCATGTGGGTGCTCAACCTTGACTCTCTTGCAGAACAACGACCCATTTATGCATTTGATGTGCTCGGCTTCGGCCGGAGTTCGCGACCACGCTTCAGCAACGATTCGACAGAGGCAGAGAGTCAGTTCGTCGATTCCATCGAAGAGTGGCGCGAGAAGATGCACCTGAACCGCTTCATCTTGCTCGGCCACAGCCTCGGATCCTTCTTAGCCACCTCCTACGCCATCCGCCACCCTGAACGTGTGCACCATCTCATCGCTGTCGAACCCTGGGGGTTTCCAGAGAAGCCAAGCAATGCTTCGACGCAACACCTGTCCTACTGGGCGCGAGCCATCATTACTATGGCGCGTCCATTCAATCCTTTTGCCGCAGTCAGAGCCGCAGGGCCTTGGG GTCCTGGTCTGGTGAAGAAGTTTCGCTCCGATCTCCAACAACGTTTCTCCAAACTCTTTGAAGACGACACAATTCTCAACTATCTCTACCACTGCAATGCCCAGACACCCAG TGGTGAATCGGCATTTAGGACGATGACAATTCCATTTGGATGGGCCAAGAACCCAATGATTCTTCGGATCACAGACCTAAACAAATCCATACCGATGACACTAATCTATGGTTCCAGATCTTGGATAACCTCCCACACTGGTCAAGAAGTCAAATTCCTCCGCCCCGACAGCTATGTTGATGTCCAG ATAATCCAAGGTGCTGGACATCATGTGTATGCTGACCGCTGTGATGACTTCAACGAATTAATAACTGAGGTTTGTAGCTTTGCTGACCAAGATAAGGGACAGGACTCGGAATAA
- the LOC106867800 gene encoding (Lyso)-N-acylphosphatidylethanolamine lipase isoform X2, with protein sequence MEESHSERCEQNTWFNWRPTSKMQLSGIEHKIFQCIKTKMESLFVPIRNNECQIRTIVLNRHLEKMPLVMVHGMGGGVGMWVLNLDSLAEQRPIYAFDVLGFGRSSRPRFSNDSTEAESQFVDSIEEWREKMHLNRFILLGHSLGSFLATSYAIRHPERVHHLIAVEPWGFPEKPSNASTQHLSYWARAIITMARPFNPFAAVRAAGPWGPGLVKKFRSDLQQRFSKLFEDDTILNYLYHCNAQTPSGESAFRTMTIPFGWAKNPMILRITDLNKSIPMTLIYGSRSWITSHTGQEVKFLRPDSYVDVQIIQGAGHHVYADRCDDFNELITEVCSFADQDKGQDSE encoded by the exons atgGAAGAATCGCACAG TGAGCGTTGCGAGCAGAATACTTGGTTTAACTGGAGGCCAACATCGAAGATGCAGCTGTCAGGGATTGAACATAAAATCTTCCAAT GTATCAAGACCAAGATGGAATCTTTGTTCGTGCCGATCAGGAACAATGAATGCCAAATCCGAACCATTGTGTTGAATCGGCACCTGGAGAAAATGCCGTTGGTCATGGTGCATGGAATGGGAGGCGGAGTCGGCATGTGGGTGCTCAACCTTGACTCTCTTGCAGAACAACGACCCATTTATGCATTTGATGTGCTCGGCTTCGGCCGGAGTTCGCGACCACGCTTCAGCAACGATTCGACAGAGGCAGAGAGTCAGTTCGTCGATTCCATCGAAGAGTGGCGCGAGAAGATGCACCTGAACCGCTTCATCTTGCTCGGCCACAGCCTCGGATCCTTCTTAGCCACCTCCTACGCCATCCGCCACCCTGAACGTGTGCACCATCTCATCGCTGTCGAACCCTGGGGGTTTCCAGAGAAGCCAAGCAATGCTTCGACGCAACACCTGTCCTACTGGGCGCGAGCCATCATTACTATGGCGCGTCCATTCAATCCTTTTGCCGCAGTCAGAGCCGCAGGGCCTTGGG GTCCTGGTCTGGTGAAGAAGTTTCGCTCCGATCTCCAACAACGTTTCTCCAAACTCTTTGAAGACGACACAATTCTCAACTATCTCTACCACTGCAATGCCCAGACACCCAG TGGTGAATCGGCATTTAGGACGATGACAATTCCATTTGGATGGGCCAAGAACCCAATGATTCTTCGGATCACAGACCTAAACAAATCCATACCGATGACACTAATCTATGGTTCCAGATCTTGGATAACCTCCCACACTGGTCAAGAAGTCAAATTCCTCCGCCCCGACAGCTATGTTGATGTCCAG ATAATCCAAGGTGCTGGACATCATGTGTATGCTGACCGCTGTGATGACTTCAACGAATTAATAACTGAGGTTTGTAGCTTTGCTGACCAAGATAAGGGACAGGACTCGGAATAA